The Shewanella halotolerans region GCATCGGCCATCGCCTGGCTGCTGTTTTTGGCCTGACGCTGTATGCTTGTTTGGATCTCCGCCCTATAATGGCTCATTAATTCAATCGTATATTGATATAGGGCATAATCAAGCGAGTTGCGATAGGTTACAGTCATCCTCTCTATCCCAAAGGTGGGCGTGGCAAGGGCCGAGGCCGACACTAGACTGGCGGCGGTGATTAGGCTGGCTAGCAGTAACTTTTTCATAGGACACTCCGTGACACTCAGCAGTAATGGTTAGCTGTATTGCAAGTTAGCTGTGAACTGAGAGTGTAAAGGCGCAAATGCTGTTATGCGCCGCGCCTTTGTAACTGAGTGTGAGTAGTTGCCTGCCTGGTAACATTTATATACGCAATCCGTCGATGTGACATATTTGGTAATAAGAAGTAGGGAGTCGAACCCAAGGTGAGTCAGAACCAGCGCAAGACCTTAGTAAAAGATGTTGTCGTGTTAGGCGGCGGTATGGTGGGGGCGGCGACGGCCCTAGGCTTGGCGCAGCTTGGCCTGTCGGTGGCGGTGGTTGAGGCCTATGTGCCCAAGACCTACGACAGTGAGCAGGAACTGGATCTTAGGGTATCGGCCATCAGCGTGGCCTCAGAGCAGTTGCTTGAGCGCCTCGGCGCCTTGACTGCACTCGGCGAGATGCGCCAGGTGGCCTACAAGGGGCTGGAAACCTGGGAGATGGAAGGTTGCATCACCCAGTTTCATAGCGACCAGATTGGCGCCTCTCATCTTGGCCATATCGTCGAGAACCGTCTGGTGCAGCTGGCCCTGTGGCAACAATTTGACCGACATGACAATCTCAGTCTGCTCTGCCCTGCCAAGGTCAGCCAGTTTGCCCGCATGGAAGACGGCATTCGCCTGACCCTGGAGGATGGTAGCGAGATAGAGACGCGGCTGCTGGTGGGAGCCGATGGCGCCAACTCTCAAGTGCGCCAGTGGGCAGGGATCGGCGTGACGGGTTGGGATTACGCCCAGTCGGCCATGCTGATCAATATCGCCACCGAGCAGGAAGAGCAGGATGTCACCTGGCAGCAGTTTACCCCTAAGGGGCCGCGCTCCCTGTTGCCGCTGCCGGGCAAGCATGCCTCCCTGGTGTGGTATGACGATGCCAGTCGTATCGCTCAGCTGCAAAGTCTGAGTAACCAGGCGCTGTATGAGCAGATAGATGCCCACTTCCCGAAACGTCTGGCGCGTGAGTTCAAGGTGCTTTCTAAGGGAAGCTTCAAGCTGACCCGTCGCCATGCCCAACGCTACTTTGACGATCACCTGGTCATCTTGGGCGACGCCGCCCATACCATCAACCCGCTGGCCGGCCAGGGCGTCAACCTGGGCTTTAAGGATGTCAGCGCCCTGATAGACACCTTCGCCGATGCCATCACTAACCATAAATGCTGGTGGGATAACGAGGTGCTCAAGAGCTATCAGGCTAAGCGTTACACAGACAACCAGCTGATGATGTCCACCATGGATCTCTTCTACGCAGGCTTTAGTAACGATCTTCTGCCGCTGAAATTGCTTAGAAACGGCGCCCTCAAGCTGGCGAACATAGATGGGCCTATCAAGCAGAAGGTACTCAAATACGCCATGGGGCTCTAGGCTCTAGCTAAGGTCGTGGGCTAATTCAAGCAAGCAGAACCAGACACTATAGAGATACATCATTATAAAGAGGGGGCTTGGCTGTGATGCTAAGCCCCCTTATTGCCCTTGCCCGGGATAAATTTGTTGCCAACTCGATTGAGTGCTAAAATGCCGCGTTTTTTATTGGCACTTGCGAATGGACAAGGGTGAAATGAGCAATATAAAGCTTATCGTAGGCTTGGCTAATCCAGGCGACAAATATGAGCAGACTCGGCACAACGCAGGTGCATGGTATGTCAACGAGCTGGCACGGGTATGTGGTGTCAGCCTGGTGGCCGACAGCAAATACTATGGCCTGACAGCCAGGGCAACTCTGTACGGTAAAGATGTGCGCCTATTGATCCCAACCACCTTTATGAACCTTAGTGGTAAGTCGGTGGCGGCCTTGGCAAACTTCTTTCGTATTGCTCCCGATGAGATCTTAGTGGCTCACGATGAGTTGGATATGCCGCCAGGTGTGGCTAAGTTTAAGTTGGGCGGCGGTCACGGTGGCCATAATGGCCTCAAAGATATCATCGCCAAGCTCGCAAACGACAAAGGTTTCTATCGCCTGCGGATCGGCATTGGCCATCCAGGCGACAAGAGCATGGTCAGCAACTATGTGCTGGGTAAGGCTCCGCAGACCGAACAACGCCTCATCGAAGAGGTGATTGACGAGGCGGTGCGGGCCACCGAGGTGCTCTTTAAGGAAGACATGAGTAAGGCGATGCACAGGTTGCACTCTTACAAGGCCGGTTAAGTCGATTCGTCGGCAATGAACAGCTTTATTATCGCTTCGGCGATAAGGTTAATTAAATAAAGGTAATAATATGGGTTTTAAATGTGGCATCGTCGGCCTACCAAACGTAGGTAAATCGACTCTGTTCAACGCCTTGACTAAGGCGGGTATCGAAGCGTCAAACTTCCCGTTTTGTACGATCGAGCCTAACACGGGTGTGGTACCTGTGCCGGATCCACGTTTGGAGGCCCTGGCGGAAATCGTTAAGCCTGAACGTGTTCTGCCAACCACTATGGAATTCGTCGATATCGCCGGCCTGGTAGCGGGCGCCTCGAAAGGGGAAGGCCTGGGTAACAAGTTCCTGGCAAACATTCGTGAAACCGATGCTATCGGTCACGTGGTGCG contains the following coding sequences:
- a CDS encoding FAD-dependent monooxygenase, translating into MVGAATALGLAQLGLSVAVVEAYVPKTYDSEQELDLRVSAISVASEQLLERLGALTALGEMRQVAYKGLETWEMEGCITQFHSDQIGASHLGHIVENRLVQLALWQQFDRHDNLSLLCPAKVSQFARMEDGIRLTLEDGSEIETRLLVGADGANSQVRQWAGIGVTGWDYAQSAMLINIATEQEEQDVTWQQFTPKGPRSLLPLPGKHASLVWYDDASRIAQLQSLSNQALYEQIDAHFPKRLAREFKVLSKGSFKLTRRHAQRYFDDHLVILGDAAHTINPLAGQGVNLGFKDVSALIDTFADAITNHKCWWDNEVLKSYQAKRYTDNQLMMSTMDLFYAGFSNDLLPLKLLRNGALKLANIDGPIKQKVLKYAMGL
- the pth gene encoding aminoacyl-tRNA hydrolase, whose translation is MSNIKLIVGLANPGDKYEQTRHNAGAWYVNELARVCGVSLVADSKYYGLTARATLYGKDVRLLIPTTFMNLSGKSVAALANFFRIAPDEILVAHDELDMPPGVAKFKLGGGHGGHNGLKDIIAKLANDKGFYRLRIGIGHPGDKSMVSNYVLGKAPQTEQRLIEEVIDEAVRATEVLFKEDMSKAMHRLHSYKAG